A single genomic interval of Celeribacter indicus harbors:
- a CDS encoding NAD kinase, with amino-acid sequence MVRIAFTASDAQIAQRALERLNARYAHVPLEEAEVIVALGGDGFMLQTLHGTMHLDTPVYGMNCGTVGFLMNAFHEEALVERLRAAEEEVINPLSMVAEGVDGQMQRALAINEVSLLRAGPQAAKLRVSVDGKVRMEELVCDGVLVATPAGSTAYNYSARGPILPIGSDVLALTAMAAFRPRRWRGALLPKSAKVRFEVLEPAKRPVMADADSRHAGNVLWVEIASEPKVKHRILFDPGHGLEERLLREQFV; translated from the coding sequence ATGGTCAGGATCGCCTTCACCGCGAGCGACGCGCAGATCGCGCAACGCGCCCTCGAACGCCTGAACGCGCGCTATGCGCATGTGCCGCTCGAGGAGGCGGAGGTGATCGTGGCGCTCGGCGGCGACGGGTTCATGCTCCAGACGCTGCACGGCACGATGCATCTCGATACCCCGGTCTACGGCATGAACTGCGGCACGGTCGGCTTTCTCATGAACGCCTTTCACGAGGAGGCGCTGGTCGAACGGCTGCGCGCCGCCGAGGAGGAGGTGATCAACCCGCTCTCGATGGTGGCCGAAGGCGTCGACGGGCAGATGCAGCGCGCGCTTGCGATCAACGAGGTGTCGCTGCTGCGCGCCGGCCCGCAGGCGGCGAAGCTGCGCGTCTCGGTCGACGGCAAGGTGCGGATGGAGGAGCTTGTCTGCGACGGCGTCCTCGTGGCGACGCCGGCGGGATCGACGGCCTATAACTACTCGGCGCGCGGGCCGATCCTTCCCATCGGCTCCGACGTCCTGGCGCTGACCGCCATGGCCGCCTTTCGCCCCCGCCGCTGGCGCGGGGCGCTCCTGCCGAAAAGCGCGAAGGTGCGGTTCGAGGTGCTCGAACCGGCGAAGAGGCCGGTCATGGCGGATGCCGACAGCCGCCACGCCGGGAACGTGCTCTGGGTCGAGATCGCCTCCGAGCCGAAGGTGAAGCATCGCATCCTGTTCGATCCCGGTCACGGTCTCGAGGAGCGGCTCCTGCGCGAGCAATTCGTCTAG
- a CDS encoding sigma-54-dependent transcriptional regulator, with amino-acid sequence MIVDDVDTHRSLFTATLQAGGYSVLAARSREEGRTLAESHRPAIALIDIVLPDGDGIELIRQIRDHDPAVKPIAVTAFASVDRAVAAMRGGAVDFLVKPVEPDQLLSTVANALSGHGVSETAAPPARPTIHGFDGHASASRIIRDICATLSSVAGSAAPVFITGESGTGKAKSAGAIHAQSGFRDGPFVTFDCSTAAPDTIETELMGAIGGQGGQDGVGAVERANGGTLLLDEICALSPPMQARLLHLIQSGTVTPVGAVTGRPVDFRLICTSTVNPREMVEAKQFRPDLFYRLNVLPIHLPPLRERGLDVIEIAEIELDRLCAQEGRQFRTLSAEVKAAFLDYRWPGNLRELMNVLWNIVLLHDGPVVELPDLPLYLRDNMSGGAVPASAVTERDQDPFAGRTLAAIERAAIEAAIDRAKGSIPTAACALGVSPSTLYRKLESWGQPVRSSRNPHR; translated from the coding sequence TTGATCGTTGATGATGTCGATACGCATCGGAGCCTTTTCACCGCGACGCTTCAGGCGGGAGGATATTCGGTGCTCGCGGCGCGCTCGCGGGAAGAGGGCCGGACCCTCGCCGAATCCCACAGACCGGCGATCGCGCTCATCGACATCGTCCTGCCGGATGGCGACGGCATAGAACTGATCCGCCAGATCAGGGATCACGATCCCGCAGTCAAGCCGATCGCCGTCACCGCCTTTGCCTCCGTCGACCGCGCGGTCGCGGCGATGCGCGGCGGCGCGGTCGATTTCCTCGTCAAGCCAGTCGAACCGGACCAGCTGCTCTCCACCGTCGCCAATGCGCTCTCCGGGCACGGCGTCAGCGAGACCGCCGCTCCTCCCGCCCGGCCGACGATCCACGGCTTCGACGGGCATGCGAGCGCGTCACGGATCATACGGGACATCTGCGCCACGCTCTCCTCCGTCGCGGGCTCCGCCGCGCCGGTCTTCATCACCGGCGAAAGCGGCACCGGAAAGGCCAAGTCCGCCGGGGCGATCCACGCGCAATCCGGCTTCCGCGACGGGCCCTTCGTCACCTTCGACTGTTCGACGGCCGCGCCCGACACGATCGAGACCGAGCTGATGGGCGCGATCGGCGGCCAGGGCGGACAGGATGGGGTCGGCGCCGTGGAACGCGCCAATGGCGGCACGCTCCTGCTCGACGAGATCTGCGCGCTCTCGCCGCCGATGCAGGCGCGCCTGCTGCACCTCATCCAGTCGGGAACGGTCACGCCCGTCGGCGCGGTCACCGGCCGGCCCGTGGATTTCCGCCTGATCTGCACCAGCACCGTCAATCCCCGCGAGATGGTCGAGGCGAAACAGTTCCGGCCGGACCTGTTCTACCGGCTCAACGTGCTGCCGATCCACCTGCCGCCGCTGCGCGAACGGGGGCTCGACGTGATCGAGATCGCGGAGATCGAGCTCGACCGGCTCTGCGCGCAGGAGGGACGCCAGTTCCGGACGCTGTCGGCAGAGGTGAAGGCGGCCTTCCTCGACTACCGCTGGCCGGGCAACCTGCGCGAGCTGATGAACGTCCTGTGGAACATCGTCCTGCTGCACGACGGCCCGGTCGTCGAACTCCCCGACCTGCCGCTCTACCTGCGGGACAACATGTCCGGCGGTGCGGTCCCCGCATCCGCCGTGACGGAGCGCGACCAGGATCCTTTCGCGGGGCGCACGCTCGCCGCGATCGAACGCGCCGCGATCGAGGCGGCGATCGACCGGGCCAAGGGATCCATCCCCACCGCGGCCTGCGCGCTCGGCGTCTCGCCCTCCACGCTCTATCGCAAGCTCGAGAGCTGGGGACAGCCGGTGCGCAGCTCCCGCAATCCTCACCGCTAG